From a region of the Acinetobacter larvae genome:
- a CDS encoding TonB-dependent siderophore receptor — protein sequence MIEHTLNLRLTRITLILAAALYGNPTWADTSYSLQIPAQRLDLALQSLAQQSGTQILFVTKAVNNYQSDALNQKITVEQALQQLLKGKNLQIQKIADHKFSIVAAQAQAHDMGTDNDINQNIAQLPVITVKAEDEKSYTIKSSTAATKLALTLKETPQSITVFTRQQIEDQNLTSAAAILAQTPGITSIKQGQEGSGNSQYFSRGFVINNYQRDGIPTSGASFGGSSSGVGNGVGLENTGIYERVEIIRGATGLTSGSGNPSSSINYVRKRPTENLSGSVRVSAGSWDNYRSEVDIGGGLNNDSSIRGRAVAVYEQGGNQQERYHRQNALFYGALDVDLSEKTTLTSAITLQQIKLDDSELGGFPFVTQDTPPQPQTIYGRKDNRTTDWSYFDSEKLNIFLGLEHQFNDDWQGIANYSFSKVSQEQEFGGAGSAIVMDSTYTTWDGYTLQPGEMLVVMGRNETSPEVHALDVYTSGKFNAFGQQHSVSFGVNGYSTKSDNPYYREVKVIVPVTGWNGHMTKPASFQKSGKRYIVDEVQLGTFAAAKLQLLDSLKLIVGSRLSYWERKTEGSEQKESGILTPYFGLIFDINKNFSIYGSYTSIFNPQSSKDVNNNFLDPVEGNNVEVGIKADFYDERLNLAAAYFDMQQDNYAIQDGDKLIAGTTQQAYKAVDGVTVKGYEFSVSGEVLPNWNINAGYTHTDAKDRDGKALNTQIPEDTFKLFTTYQWNKLTMGVGYNGKVSSILHGQMILLLWLIHVKRRTGWLI from the coding sequence ATGATCGAACATACATTAAATTTACGTTTAACACGTATCACGTTGATATTAGCTGCCGCATTATATGGAAATCCAACATGGGCAGATACGAGCTACTCTTTGCAGATTCCTGCGCAACGTTTAGATTTGGCATTACAAAGCTTGGCACAGCAAAGTGGTACACAAATTTTATTTGTGACGAAAGCTGTAAATAATTATCAGTCTGATGCATTAAATCAAAAGATCACTGTTGAACAAGCACTACAGCAATTATTAAAAGGCAAAAACTTACAAATTCAAAAAATTGCAGATCATAAATTTTCTATTGTTGCAGCCCAAGCGCAAGCCCATGATATGGGTACGGATAACGACATTAATCAGAACATAGCACAGTTACCTGTGATTACCGTAAAAGCAGAAGATGAAAAATCATATACGATTAAATCCAGCACAGCAGCAACAAAACTGGCTTTAACACTAAAAGAAACACCGCAAAGTATAACTGTTTTTACGCGTCAGCAAATCGAAGATCAGAATCTTACCAGTGCTGCTGCCATTTTAGCGCAGACGCCAGGTATAACTAGTATTAAACAAGGTCAGGAAGGTTCTGGCAATTCGCAATATTTTTCTCGTGGTTTTGTGATTAATAACTACCAACGTGATGGTATTCCAACATCTGGAGCATCATTTGGTGGAAGTAGCAGTGGCGTCGGAAACGGGGTTGGTCTGGAAAACACCGGTATTTATGAACGTGTTGAAATCATTAGGGGGGCGACAGGTTTAACCAGTGGTTCAGGGAATCCGAGTAGTAGTATCAATTATGTACGTAAGCGTCCAACTGAAAACTTAAGTGGTTCAGTCCGCGTATCAGCTGGATCATGGGATAATTATCGTAGTGAAGTTGATATTGGTGGCGGCTTAAATAACGACAGCTCAATTCGTGGTCGTGCGGTAGCAGTTTATGAACAAGGCGGTAACCAACAAGAGCGTTATCATCGTCAAAATGCTTTGTTTTATGGTGCCTTAGATGTAGATTTATCCGAAAAAACCACACTCACCAGTGCCATTACTTTACAACAAATTAAATTGGATGATTCTGAATTAGGGGGCTTTCCTTTTGTAACGCAAGATACTCCGCCTCAACCACAGACGATTTACGGTCGCAAGGATAATCGAACCACAGATTGGTCATATTTTGATTCAGAGAAATTGAATATTTTTCTAGGATTAGAGCATCAATTTAATGATGACTGGCAAGGTATTGCCAATTATAGTTTTTCTAAAGTTTCTCAAGAACAGGAATTTGGAGGAGCAGGTTCGGCAATCGTAATGGATTCAACGTATACAACTTGGGATGGTTATACCCTCCAGCCAGGGGAAATGTTAGTTGTGATGGGGCGAAATGAGACTTCTCCAGAGGTACATGCTTTAGATGTGTATACATCTGGCAAATTCAATGCATTTGGACAACAACACAGCGTTAGTTTTGGCGTAAATGGATATAGCACTAAATCGGACAATCCTTACTATAGAGAGGTTAAAGTAATCGTACCCGTTACCGGTTGGAATGGTCATATGACCAAACCAGCGAGTTTTCAAAAAAGTGGAAAACGTTATATTGTCGATGAAGTACAACTTGGTACATTTGCTGCTGCGAAGTTGCAATTATTAGATTCTTTAAAATTGATTGTGGGTTCACGATTGAGTTATTGGGAACGTAAGACCGAAGGTAGTGAACAAAAAGAATCTGGTATATTGACGCCCTATTTTGGGTTGATTTTTGATATTAATAAAAATTTCTCAATTTACGGTAGCTATACCTCAATATTTAACCCGCAATCTAGTAAAGATGTGAATAATAATTTTCTTGATCCTGTAGAAGGTAATAATGTCGAGGTGGGGATTAAAGCTGATTTTTATGATGAACGTTTAAATCTGGCGGCAGCATATTTTGATATGCAACAAGATAACTATGCTATTCAAGATGGCGATAAACTTATTGCTGGGACAACGCAACAAGCCTATAAAGCGGTTGATGGTGTGACAGTTAAAGGCTATGAGTTCTCTGTTTCGGGTGAAGTATTACCCAACTGGAATATCAATGCCGGTTATACGCATACCGATGCCAAAGATCGAGACGGTAAGGCGCTAAACACACAAATACCAGAAGATACCTTTAAATTATTTACCACTTATCAATGGAACAAACTAACCATGGGGGTGGGGTACAATGGCAAAGTGAGTTCTATTCTCCATGGGCAAATGATCCTATTACTATGGCTTATACACGTCAAGAGGCGTACTGGTTGGTTAATTTAA
- a CDS encoding FecR family protein: protein MSNKRQQDSERVKKRRQIQGALEPFEDALIAQLPQPEEIIQAALERQKKQRRHQQKILSLLILATLGGVYWWNPIYEKQLFSTDVGELKDYVLSDGSRVQLNTATQLQVNYRLFSKTVQLQQGEASFQVQHAVWHQWFAWAERRFEVQAGDIRIEDIGTIFNVRKLTQHDAQISVVQGQVQVWSADQQQSTILMTGQSIATLQGQLTAVQSQDVQQLIAWQKGYYYFNNQTLADVLVELKRYGDLPVSIQSDELAQLQISGQADLTQRMQLIRTLPNFAPVRLIDHADGSIMIAKK from the coding sequence ATGAGTAATAAACGACAGCAGGATTCAGAACGGGTCAAAAAACGAAGACAGATACAAGGAGCATTAGAACCTTTTGAAGATGCACTGATTGCACAACTTCCTCAACCCGAAGAAATTATTCAGGCGGCTTTAGAACGGCAGAAAAAACAACGACGACATCAGCAAAAGATTTTATCCCTGCTTATTTTAGCGACATTGGGTGGAGTATATTGGTGGAATCCAATTTATGAAAAACAGCTATTCAGTACAGACGTGGGTGAACTGAAAGATTATGTGCTTTCAGATGGCAGTCGAGTTCAACTCAATACCGCCACACAATTACAAGTCAATTACCGCCTATTTTCTAAAACGGTTCAATTACAGCAAGGTGAAGCAAGCTTTCAGGTGCAACATGCAGTATGGCATCAGTGGTTCGCTTGGGCAGAGCGCCGTTTTGAAGTCCAAGCAGGTGATATTCGGATTGAAGATATTGGCACCATCTTTAATGTGCGTAAACTAACACAACATGATGCACAAATCTCAGTGGTACAAGGGCAAGTTCAAGTGTGGTCAGCGGATCAACAACAGTCCACAATTTTAATGACGGGGCAGAGTATTGCGACGCTACAAGGACAACTTACAGCTGTACAATCACAGGATGTGCAACAGTTAATCGCATGGCAAAAGGGATATTACTATTTTAATAATCAGACACTGGCAGATGTGCTCGTCGAATTAAAACGCTATGGTGATTTACCTGTCAGTATTCAATCGGATGAACTTGCGCAACTACAAATTTCTGGTCAGGCAGATTTAACACAGCGTATGCAATTAATACGCACTTTACCCAATTTTGCACCCGTCAGACTGATTGATCATGCGGATGGTTCGATTATGATTGCAAAAAAATAG
- a CDS encoding RNA polymerase sigma factor produces MKKKTLIEALVMYYDDLVNYISYRFGDRQFAQEVVQEACIRILKKTIQSDEIQSPMAFLRTICLRVAIDFYRKEKHNQEWVDSLQESQDYARSHGNMLTSPELQFVKKQREQILLKTIQQLPENCRDIFILTQLHHYPQHEVAEQLNLSRSMVARYLAKAFKIMLPVLLVHDE; encoded by the coding sequence ATGAAAAAAAAAACTTTGATTGAGGCATTGGTCATGTATTATGACGATCTGGTTAATTATATTAGCTATCGTTTTGGTGACCGCCAATTTGCTCAGGAAGTGGTACAGGAAGCCTGCATTCGGATTCTAAAAAAAACAATACAGTCTGATGAAATTCAAAGTCCAATGGCTTTTTTACGCACCATTTGTTTGCGTGTTGCAATAGATTTTTATCGTAAAGAAAAGCATAACCAAGAATGGGTGGATTCTTTGCAGGAATCACAAGATTATGCGAGATCACATGGCAACATGCTCACCTCACCAGAACTACAATTTGTCAAAAAGCAACGAGAACAAATTCTATTAAAAACAATTCAGCAATTACCAGAAAACTGTCGTGATATTTTTATTCTGACGCAACTCCATCATTACCCTCAACATGAGGTGGCAGAACAGCTAAATTTATCAAGAAGTATGGTGGCTCGCTATCTGGCAAAAGCCTTTAAAATAATGTTACCTGTTTTATTGGTGCACGATGAGTAA
- a CDS encoding sigma-70 family RNA polymerase sigma factor, translating to MANLVEHLYQDHHQWLYQWLTKKMPNQQFAEDIAQDTFVRLLKKKNPIDPREPRALLLTIAKGMVSNFYRHQKIESSYLEFMASLPEEYAPDPATQVMLLEAVIALDQRLNGLKPMVKQAFLLTQLQGISQAETAKQLNISIATVQRYIIQALHQCCFSDLL from the coding sequence ATGGCAAATCTTGTTGAACATCTTTATCAAGATCACCACCAATGGCTTTATCAGTGGTTGACTAAGAAAATGCCCAATCAGCAGTTTGCTGAAGATATTGCTCAGGATACTTTTGTTCGCTTACTGAAAAAGAAAAACCCCATTGATCCCAGAGAACCACGTGCTTTACTGTTAACCATTGCCAAAGGCATGGTGAGTAATTTTTATCGCCATCAAAAAATAGAAAGCAGTTATCTGGAGTTTATGGCGAGTTTACCGGAAGAATATGCACCAGATCCTGCAACGCAGGTGATGTTATTAGAAGCAGTGATTGCATTGGATCAGCGTTTAAATGGTTTAAAGCCAATGGTCAAACAAGCATTTTTACTCACGCAATTACAAGGTATAAGCCAAGCAGAAACCGCCAAACAGCTCAATATTTCTATTGCCACGGTGCAGCGTTATATTATTCAGGCATTACATCAATGTTGCTTTAGTGATTTGCTGTAG
- a CDS encoding FecR domain-containing protein, translating into MPNKSILPENSAALPLEITQQATEWYVRLQDDQFSEQDYAEFQCWLQQDLRHQQAWQCLQQFGLSLANIKHPLFAQAMAAIEQKEHARPHYSLKSLLGLLIFTGAIWAVYQAQQQQLWQQWQADYKTKVGQQKQIELADGSKIILNTNSAINVHYDHSQRQIELIKGEIYIDVGQDLQHRPFSIQNRDGIMQDIGTRFHVRQNHNHTLLAVSDGEVKVTTKLSQHSVHVLPQQQVQFDQHRLENITPLNSQYTAWTHGTLSVYRMPLIEFISELDRYSPTKLRYDDSIQQAGLEVSGVFPIQDPEKVLHSLEQQLPIKVEAEFYYWKKVSLDKK; encoded by the coding sequence ATGCCCAATAAATCAATTCTGCCAGAAAATAGTGCAGCCCTTCCGCTCGAGATTACCCAACAAGCAACAGAATGGTATGTACGTTTGCAAGACGATCAATTTAGCGAACAAGACTACGCCGAATTTCAATGCTGGTTGCAACAAGATTTACGCCATCAACAAGCATGGCAATGTTTGCAGCAATTTGGGTTATCTCTGGCAAATATTAAACATCCTTTATTCGCCCAAGCCATGGCTGCCATTGAGCAAAAAGAGCATGCTCGTCCGCATTACAGTTTAAAATCATTGCTTGGGCTATTGATATTTACCGGCGCTATTTGGGCAGTATACCAAGCACAACAGCAGCAATTATGGCAACAGTGGCAAGCAGATTATAAGACCAAGGTTGGACAACAAAAACAGATTGAGTTGGCAGATGGTTCTAAAATTATTTTAAATACCAATAGTGCGATTAATGTGCATTATGACCATTCCCAACGCCAAATCGAATTAATCAAAGGCGAGATTTATATTGATGTTGGGCAAGATCTACAACATCGCCCTTTCTCGATTCAAAACCGTGATGGCATTATGCAGGACATCGGCACGCGTTTTCATGTACGGCAAAATCATAACCACACCCTCCTTGCTGTCTCCGATGGCGAAGTAAAAGTGACCACCAAGTTGTCGCAGCATAGTGTGCATGTTTTGCCTCAGCAGCAAGTCCAGTTTGATCAACATCGCCTAGAAAATATCACGCCACTCAATAGCCAATACACGGCGTGGACACACGGTACACTCAGTGTATATAGAATGCCGTTGATTGAGTTTATCAGCGAATTAGACCGTTATTCTCCTACTAAATTGCGTTATGACGACAGTATTCAACAGGCTGGATTAGAAGTTTCTGGGGTATTTCCGATACAAGATCCAGAGAAAGTTCTCCATTCACTTGAACAACAATTACCGATTAAAGTTGAAGCGGAGTTTTATTATTGGAAAAAAGTTTCTCTGGATAAAAAATAA